A window of Streptomyces broussonetiae genomic DNA:
GCTGATCGACGCCGCGGACATCGCCTCCCTCAAGGAGGAGATCCTCGGCTCGGGCCTGACGGTCTCGCAGCTGGTCTCCGCCGCCTGGGCCGCGGCCTCCTCGTACCGCAACAGCGACAAGCGCGGCGGCGCCAACGGCGGCCGCATCCGCCTGGAGCCGCAGCGTGGCTGGGAGGTCAACAACCCGGACGAGCTGGCGCACGTGCTGCGCACCCTGGAGGGCATCCAGGAGTCCTTCAACGCCAAGGGCAGCAAGCAGGTCTCGCTGGCCGACCTGGTCGTGCTCGCGGGTTCCGCGGCCGTCGAGAAGGCGGCCAAGGACGGCGGCTTCGCGGTCGAGGTGCCGTTCGCGGCGGGTCGCGTCGACGCCTCGCAGGAGCAGACGGACGTCGAGTCGTTCGCCGCGCTCGAGCCGGCCGCCGACGGCTTCCGCAACTACGTCGGCAAGGGCAACCGCCTGCCGGCCGAGTACCTGCTGCTCGACAAGGCGAACCTGCTCAACCTGAGTGCGCCGGAGACGACCGTCCTCGTCGGTGGTCTGCGCGTCCTGGGCGCCAACCACAACGGCTCCAAGCACGGCGTCTTCACCGACAAGCCGGGCACGCTGTCGAACGACTTCTTCGTCAACCTGCTCGACCTGGACACCGAGTGGAAGTCGACGTCCTCCGCGCAGGACGAGTTCGAGGGCCGCGACTCCTCCGGCGCCGTCAAGTGGACCGGCACCCGTGCCGACCTGGTCTTCGGCGCGAACTCCGAGCTGCGTGCCGTCGCCGAGGTGTACGCCAGCGACGACGCGAAGGAGAAGTTCGTGAAGGACTTCGTCGCCGCGTGGGTCAAGGTCATGAACGCGGACCGGTGGGACCTGCGCTGATCCGGCTCGCCTGACAGCGCATCGTCCGATGCGCTGAACAGGACGTCCGGGCCCGCCCAGCAGGGCGGACCCGGACGTCCTCGTTTCACGGGTGCACGCCACCCGCGATGTCAGCGGCCGAGGACCGCCGCGCCCGCCTGCGCGTACCGCTCGTCCAGATCGCCGGACGGGGCACCCGCGACCCCGATGCCCGCGACCGGGGCGCCCTTGGCGGTCACCGGGGTCCCGCCCGCGAGGAAGAGCGTGCCCGGGATGTCCTTCAGGTTCGGCGCCTGCTGAAGCTGCTCGGCCAGCTTCGAGGTGGGCGCGTTCCAGGAGACGGCGGTGAACGCCTTGCGCTCGGCGGACTCGTACGACTGCGGGCCCGCCCCGTCCCCGCGCAGCGTGACCAGGGTGTTGCCGTTGCGGTCGACGACCGCAACGGACACCTGCCGGCCGTCCTTCGCGGCGGCGTCCAGCGCGGCGCGCGCCGCCTTCTCGGCGGCGGCCAGGGTCAGGTGCGTGCTCTGGGTGAGGTCGCCGCCACGGGCCGCCGCGGGGGCGGCGGCGGACGCGGTGCCGGTGGAGTCGGCAGCGTTCGCGGCGACCGTACCGACGACACCCGCGCCTACGACGGCCAGGGCGGCACCGCCGACGAGGATCCGGGTACGGCGGGACGGCTTCTTGCGGCTGGGCATGACGAACAACCTTCCGGTCGGGCGAGTCGGGGGCCGGACGGCTCCCGGAACCGATCCTGGGCCCCGATCCGCCCGCACCCCGTCGCCGGACCGGTTGTCTCGCGGGTCATCCGATCGGATGACCCCGTACGCAGCGGCCGAGGGAACAATGGAGGGTGTTTTCCCAGTTCAGCGAGGCGGCCAGGGAGGAGTCACCGGTGCCCGTACCCGAACGCGACGACACCCGCGCCCTCACCGTCGTCATGCACACGGCGTTCTTCGTGCTGCTGTCCGCGTCCCTCGCCCGCTACCTGATCCGGCATGCCGGCGGCCCCCACACCCCCTGGGTCGTCGCGCTCTGCGTGCTGCTGGCCGTGCTCTACGTCCTCGGCCCCGCCCTCGGTACCCGGCCCACCCCGCGCCGCCTGACCTGGCTCGGCCTCGTCGTCACGGCCTGGGCCCTGCTCGTCGTCCTCGCCCCGAGCTTCGCCTGGTGCGCGGTCCCGCTGTTCTACACCGCACTGCGCACCCTTGCGCCGCGCGCCGCGCTTGCGCTGGTGGCGTTGCTGACGGCACTCGTGGTGGCCGCGCAGCTCAGCCTGGCCGGCTGGCCCGACCCCAACCTGCTGCTCGCGCCGCCGGCCGTCGCCGCCGTCGCCGCCACCGTGTTCGTCGTCATGCAGCGCCAGGCGGCCCGCCGGGACGCCCTCATCGAGGACCTGGTCCGCACCCGGCGCGATCTGGCCGCCACCGAACGGCGCGAGGGCACCCTCGCCGAACGCGAACGGCTCGCCCGGGAGATCCACGACACCCTCGCCCAGGGGCTGTCCAGCCAGCGCATGCTGCTCCAGGCCGCCGACCGCCTCTGGGACACCGCGCCCGGCACCGCCCGGGACCACGTCCGTACGGCGGCGGCGATCGCCGAACGCAGCCTCGCCGAGGCCCGTCGCTTCGTCCACGACCTGACCCCGGCCGACCTCGCCGAGGGCGGCGGACTGCTCCGGGCCCTGCACGCCGTCGCCGAGCGCGAGACGACACCTGGGCTCACCGTCCGGGTCCACGCCGAGGGCACCCCGCCCGACCCGCTGCCCGCCCCCGTCGAGTCGGCCCTGCTGCGCATCGCCCAGGGAGCCCTCGCCAACGTCCGCGAACACGCCCACGCCACGACCGCCGCCCTCACCCTGACCTGCCTGGACGACCAGATCGTCCTCGACATCACGGACGACGGCCAGGGCTTCGACCTCCACACACCCGCCACCGCCGACGCCGGCGAACCTCGGGGCCACGGCCTGCCCGCCATCCGCGCCCGTCTGCGCCAGCTGGGCGGCACCCTCACCATCGAGTTGGCACCGGGCGAGGGCACCGTCCTGTCGGCGGCGATCCCCCTGGAGCCCCGATGAGCTCCGCCCCGCAGCCGACCGGACCGGCACCGGTGCGCATCCTCGTCTGCGACGACCACGCCGTTGTGCGCGCCGGCCTGCTGGCCCTGCTGCACAGCGCCCCCGACATCGAGGTCGTGGGCGAGGCGGGCAGCGGCGAAGAGGCCCTGGCCCTGGCCCGCAAGACCTGCCCCGACGTCGTCCTGATGGACCTGCAGCTCGGCCCGGGCATCGACGGAGTGGAGACCACCCGGCGCCTGCGCGCCCTGGACACCGCCCCGCACGTGCTGGTCCTGACCACCTACGACACCGACGCCGACGTCACCCGAGCCGTGGAGGCAGGCGCCACCGGCTACCTCCTGAAGGCCGAACGCGCCGAAGACCTCTTCACGGCGATCCACGCCGCCGCCCAGGGCCGCCCGGCACTCTCCCCACCCGTGGCCGACCGCGTCATGTCCCGCCTGCGCAATCCCCGCCCCACCCTCACCCCCCGTGAACGCGACATCCTCGCCCACCTCTCCCAGGGCCTGCCCAACCACGCCATCGCCCGAGCCCTCTACATCAGCGAGGCCACGGTCAAGACCCACCTGCGCCGCATCTACGACAAGCTGGGCGTGGACACGAGGGCGGGAGCGGTGGCGGTGGCGAAGGAGCAACGCCTGCTGTCCTGACGGACCACGGCAGGCGACCTCGGGGGCAGTGCCGTAGGGGGCACGGGCAACGGCGCGAGCAACTACCTCGAACCCGCAGCCGACCGACGGCCGGACGCCGTGGCGGCGTCGTCACGCACGTTTCACACCTTTCACACCTTCTATCTCCGCAGCACTTCGAACGCCGCCCGCCCCGCCGCCCCGATCGCCAGATCGACATCCGCGGCGACCCCCGCCCGGCGTCCCGCACGGGTCAACGCGGCGATGGCCACCCGGTCCCCCGACTCCGCCTCCACCACCCCGACCTCGTGCCGCAGATGCAGAAACGTCCCGGTCTTCCCGCTCCACCGCAACGTGTCCGCCCGCAGTTCGCTCGCCAGCCGCTGCGTGAAGACCTGCAGCCCCATCAGCCGCCGCACCTCCGCCGTCGCCGCAGGAACGGAGATCTCATCGCACCACACGCGTCGCAACAGATCGAGGAGTGCCGCCGCAGAGCCGACGTTGGCACGCGTCGGGTCCAGCGAGGCGATGGTGTGCCGGTCCGTGCCCTCGTCGCGGATCGCCAGCTCCAGCGCGAGCGAGAAGTCGTTGCCGGCGGCGCCCGCGGCGCACTCGTACATGTGGTTCATCCGGTGCCGCATCCGCAGATCCCCGCACCCCCAGGCGCGCAGCCGGGCATCCACGTCCGCCTCCGGCACCAGATCGAGCAGGGCGTCGGCGGCCGCGTTGTCGCTCACCGACAGCATCGACAGCAGCAGGTCGCCGACGGCCACGGTGACCGGGTACCGGAACGCGGCGAGTCCCGTCGGTCCCACGCTTCTTTGTGCCGGATCGAGTGTCACCGGCCGCGCGGGGTCGAGTTCACCGGCCGCGATCCGGTCCAGCACGACGAGGGCGAGCGGGACTTTCACCACAGAGGCGAGAGGCATCAACTCCTTGATGTCAAAGCCAAGTTGCTCGCCCGTGTCGAGGTTCTGGGCAAGGAAGGAGCCGCGCATGCCGAGGGCCGCCCAGTCCGCGGCGATCGCCTCGGCCGCGTCCAGAAGGACGCCGTCGTCCCCGACGTACCCCGGTGCCGCTGCCGCGTTCATCCGCGCGCCGCCAGCCGCGCCGGGAGATCGTCGCCCGCGGCCCCGGATCGTGGCGGGCCCCACTCGCCGTCGCCGGCTCCCACGGCCGACGCCAGCGGCGCGACCAGCCAGCCCGGCACCGACGCCGTACCGGACCGGTCCGGGGCGGCGCGCACGTCGTAGCCCCGGTGCAGGGTCCGGTCGCCCAGCGGTGCCCAGTGGGCCCCGTGCTGCCGCGCGAACGGCTCGGCGCACAGCAGCAGAGCCTGCCCCGCCAGGGTCGCGGCGAGCGCGTCGGCCGCGGGCCCGGCCGGCCGGAACCGGCCCGGCGGCAGCCCCGCCCGGGCCACGGCACGCTCCAGCCGGTCCTCGTGGTGCGGCACCTGGTCCTCCGGCAGTGTCAGCACCGGCAGCGCAGCGGCGGACCGGGTACCACGACCGCGGCGGGGCCGCAGGTCCTCCAGATGGGCCGAGCGCCGCGGGCCGCCGCAGGCGAGGTCCGCGACGTCCGGCGCCGATGCCAGTCCCAGGGGCACCCGCAGCGCGCCCCGCTCCGGCGGCACGCGCACCAGCGCATAGCCGAGCGAGCCGTCGGCCAGGCCCAACACCCGTTCCTGGGGCGGAAGTTCTCGTACGCCGAGGGTGATCCCGTGCTCGGTGCCCGCCCGGATGGCGCGGGCCAGCGCCGCCGGGGCGCAGTGCGCGGGCACGGCGACGGCGAGCGTACGGGCCCGTCCGGCCGAGTCCGCGGCCTGCCGCAGCCGCTGGGTCCGGTCCAGTACGTCGCGCGCGTACGGCAACAGCAGCATCCCCAGCTCGGTGGTCGTGATCTGCCGCCGTGAACGGTCGAAGAGCGGGCCGCCGAGGTGGTCCTCCAGCGTCCTGATGCGGCGGCTCAGCAGCGGCTGGGCGATGCCGAGCCGGTCCGCGGCCCGGGAGAAGCCCGCCTCGTCGGCCGTCGCGACATATGCCTCGAGGTGCGCCAGGAGATCCATCCTGCACTCATATCAATAAGGCATGAGTGGTTCAAAGTTCCCTCTTGGACATGAATGACCCCCGGCTGCTTCGCTGTCCGCGTCGAAGATCCAGCAAGCCGGCGACGGCTCGACCGGAAGGACCGCGCCCATGACCAGTCCCGACCGCCCCAACCCTCTGGCCCGACGCGGCCTGTTCAAGGCGGGCCTCGCCGTCACCACCGCCGCCGTGGCGGCCGGCACCCTGTCCGCGCCCGCCGCGGCGGCGGTGCCGCGCGATCAACAGGCCTCCACCGATGGCGAGTTCAGCGAACTGGAGCGGCGGCACGGCGCCCGGATCGGCGTGTTCGCGCGCAACCTGCGCACCGGGCTGACCGTGGCACACCGGGCGGGGGAGCGGTTCGCGATGTGCTCGACGTTCAAGGCGTTCGCCGCCGCGGCCGTCCTGCGCGATCACGGTGACTGCGCCCCGCTGGGCGCGGTGATCCACTATCCGCCGCACGACATCCTGTCCAACTCGCCGCGCACGGCGGAGCACGTGGACACCGGGATGACGATCGCGGACCTCTGTGCGGCGGCGATCCAGTACAGCGACAACACGGCGGGCAACCTGCTGCTGCGCCAGATCGGCGGACCGGCCGGGCTGACCCGATTCTTCCGCTCGCTCGGCGACGAGGTGAGCCGGCTCGACCGGTGGGAGACGGACCTGAGCAGTGCGATCCCGGGCGATCTGCGTGACACCACGACTCCCGGGGCCCTCGGCCGCAGTTTCGAGCGGCTGACCCTGGGCCGGGCGCTGACCGGTGGCGACCGTGCGCGGCTCGTCGGCTGGCTGAAGGGCAACACCACCAGCGCCGCGCGGTTCGGCGCGGGACTGCCGCGCGACTGGGTGCTCGCGGACAAGACCGGCACCGGTGACTACGGCACCGCCAACGACACCGGCGTGGCCTGGACGACCCGCGAAACCCCGCTCCTGCTGACCGTGCTGTCGGCCAAGACCGCCCAGGACGCGTCGGCGGACGACGCGCTCGTGGCGCAGGCGGCACGCATCCTGGCCCGTGTGCTCGCGCCCGGCGAGTAGCCGCCCCACTCGCGTCGGAGGGCAAGCTGGAAAGCGCATTCCCCTCTCGCCTTCACGATGCCACGCCCGGCAGTGGAGTTCACCCCTCCTACTGCTCGAACCCCGCACGACCGAGGCAGACTTGAGGAGACAAGCCGATGCAACTGGGATCAGCCCCCCGCACCGGTCTGCTCGCCGGTACGCTCGCCGCGTTCTGCGGCGCCACGGCACAGGCGACGCCCACGGCCTCCGGGGCCGCGACGGCCTCCGTGCTGTACGTGTCGCCGGGCGGCACCGACGGCGCGGCCGGCACCCGGGCGGCGCCGACCACGCTCACCTCGCCATCGGCCCTGTCGCCGCGGTCGGCACGATCTACCTGCGCGGGGGGACGTACACGCGCATCTCCTCCAGCACGCCGAGCAGCCAGTGGCCGTCGAACAACCTCATCGTCAGCTCGGAGCCGCACGACAACGAGGACTCCACGGGCGAGGACGCCGACGGCTTCGCCTCGAAGCGGCGGTGTCCCGCTCGCGCGTGCCGTCAGACCTGCGGGCGTGTCCCGTCCGGCGCCACCGCCGGGAGCTTGTCCGGGTTCGTGACGAGGTAGACCTCGCGGACCCGCTCTCCGTCCGGGTCGAGGTCCATGACCATCACCGCGTGCGGGGCGCCGTCCTCGAACACGACCACGGCCGCGTCGCCGTTGACGTCCCGGTGCTCGAACCGCAGGCCCGCCGCCGAGCGTGTCGCGTAGCCGGTCAGCGCCCGTGCCACCTTGTCCCGGCCGCGGACCGGACGGAGCGCCGCCTGAGCCTTGCCGCCGCCGTCCGTCCACAGCGTCACCTGCGGTGCCAGGATCTCCAGCAGCGCTGCGAGGTCCCCGCCGAGGGCCGCGGCCACGAACCGCTGCGTCGCCTGCCGCCGGACCCGGGGACGGGCCTCGTAGCGGGGGCGCCGGGCACGCACACGGGCCCGCGCGCGGTGTGCGAGCTGCCGTACGGCCGCGGGGCTGCGGCCGAGGACGTCCGCGATCTCGGTGTGCGCGTAGCCGAACACCTCGTGCAGGACGAACACCGCCCGCTCCAGCGGGGTCAGGGTCTCCAGGACGACCAGCAGCGCCAGGGACACCGACTCGGTGCGCAGCGCCCGCTCGGCGGCGTCCGCACCGGCCGCCGGGCCGTCGGGGCCGTCCGTGAGGAGGGGTTCGGGCAGCCACGGGCCGGTGTAGGTCTCGCGGCGCCGGGCGATACGCGCCCGCCGCGCCAGCGCCTGCCGCACGGTGATCCGCACCAGATAGGCCCGCGGACGGCGGATCTCCGGCGGCTGCCCGGCACCTTCGGCTCCGGTCCGGCCCGCCCAGGCCAGCCAGGTCTCCTGCAGCACGTCCTCGGCATCGGCGACGCTGCCCAGCATGTTGTACGCCACCGCGAACAGCAGCTCACGGTGGTCGAGGAACGCCTGGGTGGCGGCGGCCGTCCCCGCGGGCGTCCGGTGTTCGGTCATGGCATCTCCTCACGACGTCTC
This region includes:
- the bla gene encoding class A beta-lactamase, giving the protein MTSPDRPNPLARRGLFKAGLAVTTAAVAAGTLSAPAAAAVPRDQQASTDGEFSELERRHGARIGVFARNLRTGLTVAHRAGERFAMCSTFKAFAAAAVLRDHGDCAPLGAVIHYPPHDILSNSPRTAEHVDTGMTIADLCAAAIQYSDNTAGNLLLRQIGGPAGLTRFFRSLGDEVSRLDRWETDLSSAIPGDLRDTTTPGALGRSFERLTLGRALTGGDRARLVGWLKGNTTSAARFGAGLPRDWVLADKTGTGDYGTANDTGVAWTTRETPLLLTVLSAKTAQDASADDALVAQAARILARVLAPGE
- a CDS encoding response regulator; its protein translation is MSSAPQPTGPAPVRILVCDDHAVVRAGLLALLHSAPDIEVVGEAGSGEEALALARKTCPDVVLMDLQLGPGIDGVETTRRLRALDTAPHVLVLTTYDTDADVTRAVEAGATGYLLKAERAEDLFTAIHAAAQGRPALSPPVADRVMSRLRNPRPTLTPRERDILAHLSQGLPNHAIARALYISEATVKTHLRRIYDKLGVDTRAGAVAVAKEQRLLS
- a CDS encoding serine hydrolase, which encodes MNAAAAPGYVGDDGVLLDAAEAIAADWAALGMRGSFLAQNLDTGEQLGFDIKELMPLASVVKVPLALVVLDRIAAGELDPARPVTLDPAQRSVGPTGLAAFRYPVTVAVGDLLLSMLSVSDNAAADALLDLVPEADVDARLRAWGCGDLRMRHRMNHMYECAAGAAGNDFSLALELAIRDEGTDRHTIASLDPTRANVGSAAALLDLLRRVWCDEISVPAATAEVRRLMGLQVFTQRLASELRADTLRWSGKTGTFLHLRHEVGVVEAESGDRVAIAALTRAGRRAGVAADVDLAIGAAGRAAFEVLRR
- a CDS encoding GlcG/HbpS family heme-binding protein, with product MPSRKKPSRRTRILVGGAALAVVGAGVVGTVAANAADSTGTASAAAPAAARGGDLTQSTHLTLAAAEKAARAALDAAAKDGRQVSVAVVDRNGNTLVTLRGDGAGPQSYESAERKAFTAVSWNAPTSKLAEQLQQAPNLKDIPGTLFLAGGTPVTAKGAPVAGIGVAGAPSGDLDERYAQAGAAVLGR
- a CDS encoding sensor histidine kinase, whose protein sequence is MHTAFFVLLSASLARYLIRHAGGPHTPWVVALCVLLAVLYVLGPALGTRPTPRRLTWLGLVVTAWALLVVLAPSFAWCAVPLFYTALRTLAPRAALALVALLTALVVAAQLSLAGWPDPNLLLAPPAVAAVAATVFVVMQRQAARRDALIEDLVRTRRDLAATERREGTLAERERLAREIHDTLAQGLSSQRMLLQAADRLWDTAPGTARDHVRTAAAIAERSLAEARRFVHDLTPADLAEGGGLLRALHAVAERETTPGLTVRVHAEGTPPDPLPAPVESALLRIAQGALANVREHAHATTAALTLTCLDDQIVLDITDDGQGFDLHTPATADAGEPRGHGLPAIRARLRQLGGTLTIELAPGEGTVLSAAIPLEPR
- the sigJ gene encoding RNA polymerase sigma factor SigJ, producing MTEHRTPAGTAAATQAFLDHRELLFAVAYNMLGSVADAEDVLQETWLAWAGRTGAEGAGQPPEIRRPRAYLVRITVRQALARRARIARRRETYTGPWLPEPLLTDGPDGPAAGADAAERALRTESVSLALLVVLETLTPLERAVFVLHEVFGYAHTEIADVLGRSPAAVRQLAHRARARVRARRPRYEARPRVRRQATQRFVAAALGGDLAALLEILAPQVTLWTDGGGKAQAALRPVRGRDKVARALTGYATRSAAGLRFEHRDVNGDAAVVVFEDGAPHAVMVMDLDPDGERVREVYLVTNPDKLPAVAPDGTRPQV
- a CDS encoding LysR family transcriptional regulator, with amino-acid sequence MDLLAHLEAYVATADEAGFSRAADRLGIAQPLLSRRIRTLEDHLGGPLFDRSRRQITTTELGMLLLPYARDVLDRTQRLRQAADSAGRARTLAVAVPAHCAPAALARAIRAGTEHGITLGVRELPPQERVLGLADGSLGYALVRVPPERGALRVPLGLASAPDVADLACGGPRRSAHLEDLRPRRGRGTRSAAALPVLTLPEDQVPHHEDRLERAVARAGLPPGRFRPAGPAADALAATLAGQALLLCAEPFARQHGAHWAPLGDRTLHRGYDVRAAPDRSGTASVPGWLVAPLASAVGAGDGEWGPPRSGAAGDDLPARLAARG